In Pseudomonas sp. MTM4, one genomic interval encodes:
- the pqqA gene encoding pyrroloquinoline quinone precursor peptide PqqA, with the protein MWTKPEYSDLRIGFEVTMYFANR; encoded by the coding sequence ATGTGGACTAAACCCGAGTACAGCGATCTGCGTATTGGTTTCGAAGTGACCATGTACTTCGCCAATCGTTGA
- the pqqB gene encoding pyrroloquinoline quinone biosynthesis protein PqqB — translation MFIQILGSAAGGGFPQWNCNCSNCAGLRAGTLRGLARTQSSIAISDNGVDWILCNASPDIRAQLEAFPALQPARKPRDTAIGAIILLDSQIDHTTGLLTLREGCPHEVWCSEMVYQDLTTGFPLFNMLEHWNGGLNWNPIALDGSFVIPACPSLVITPIPLRSSAPPYSPHRNDPHPGDNIGLFIEDRRTGGKLFYAPGLGQVSEALLGTMRGADCLLVDGTLWRDDEMRVREVGDKLGSEMGHLPQSGPGGMIEVLDGLSAARKILIHINNTNPILDQDSPERAILDEHGIEVAFDGMSIEL, via the coding sequence ATGTTCATCCAGATTCTCGGTTCTGCTGCAGGCGGTGGTTTCCCTCAGTGGAATTGCAATTGCTCCAACTGTGCCGGCCTGCGCGCCGGTACGTTGCGCGGACTGGCACGTACCCAGTCGTCCATCGCCATCAGCGATAACGGCGTGGACTGGATTCTCTGCAACGCCTCGCCGGATATCCGTGCGCAACTGGAGGCCTTTCCCGCCTTGCAGCCGGCGCGCAAGCCGCGCGATACGGCGATCGGCGCGATCATCCTGCTCGACAGTCAGATCGATCACACCACCGGCTTGCTGACGCTGCGCGAAGGCTGCCCACATGAGGTCTGGTGCAGCGAGATGGTCTACCAGGACCTGACCACCGGCTTTCCATTGTTCAACATGCTCGAGCACTGGAATGGTGGCTTGAATTGGAACCCCATCGCCCTGGACGGCAGCTTCGTCATTCCGGCCTGTCCGAGCCTCGTCATCACGCCGATTCCGCTGCGCAGTTCGGCGCCGCCGTATTCGCCGCACCGCAACGATCCGCATCCGGGCGACAACATCGGCCTGTTCATCGAAGATCGCCGCACCGGCGGCAAGCTGTTCTATGCGCCGGGCCTGGGCCAGGTGAGCGAGGCGCTGCTGGGCACCATGCGCGGCGCCGATTGTCTGCTGGTGGACGGTACGCTCTGGCGCGACGACGAAATGCGTGTGCGTGAGGTCGGCGACAAACTGGGCAGCGAAATGGGCCATCTGCCTCAGAGCGGCCCGGGCGGCATGATCGAGGTGCTCGACGGCCTGTCGGCGGCGCGCAAGATCCTCATTCATATCAACAACACCAACCCGATTCTCGACCAGGACTCGCCCGAGCGCGCCATTCTCGACGAGCACGGCATCGAAGTGGCCTTCGATGGCATGAGCATCGAGTTGTAG
- the pqqC gene encoding pyrroloquinoline-quinone synthase PqqC, translating to MTLPAMTPVEFEQALRAKGDYYHIHHPFHRAMYAGQATREQIQGWVANRFYYQVCIPLKDAAIMANCPDRDARREWVQRILDHDGAPGEEGGIEAWLRLAEAVGLDREQVLSQELVLPGVRFSVDAYVNFARRASWQEAASSSLTELFAPTIHQSRLDAWPQHYPWIDASGYDYFRKRLKEARRDVEHGLRITLGHYRTRDAQERMLNILQFKLDVLWSMLDAMSMAYELGRPPYHTVTRERVWHNGITL from the coding sequence ATGACCCTGCCAGCCATGACCCCCGTCGAATTCGAACAGGCGCTGCGTGCCAAGGGCGATTACTACCATATTCATCACCCCTTTCATCGAGCGATGTACGCCGGGCAGGCCACCCGTGAGCAGATCCAGGGCTGGGTGGCCAACCGTTTCTACTACCAAGTCTGCATTCCGCTGAAGGATGCGGCGATCATGGCCAACTGTCCGGATCGCGACGCGCGCCGCGAGTGGGTCCAGCGCATCCTCGACCATGATGGCGCGCCCGGCGAGGAGGGCGGCATCGAGGCCTGGCTGCGGCTGGCCGAGGCCGTGGGGCTCGACCGCGAGCAGGTGCTGTCGCAGGAGCTGGTGCTGCCCGGCGTGCGTTTCTCAGTGGATGCTTATGTCAACTTCGCGCGCCGCGCCTCCTGGCAGGAGGCGGCCAGCAGCTCGTTGACCGAGCTCTTCGCACCGACCATCCACCAGTCGCGCCTGGATGCCTGGCCGCAGCATTACCCCTGGATCGATGCCTCCGGTTATGACTATTTCCGCAAGCGCTTGAAGGAAGCGCGTCGTGACGTCGAGCACGGGCTGCGCATCACGCTCGGCCACTACCGCACGCGTGACGCGCAGGAGCGCATGCTGAACATTCTTCAGTTCAAGCTGGACGTGTTGTGGAGCATGCTCGATGCCATGAGCATGGCGTACGAATTGGGCCGTCCGCCGTACCACACCGTGACCCGTGAGCGGGTTTGGCATAACGGCATTACGTTGTGA
- the pqqD gene encoding pyrroloquinoline quinone biosynthesis peptide chaperone PqqD translates to MNENILLKVPVFRRGYRFQFEPAQGCHVLLYPEGMIKLNDSAAEILKRVDGARTVGGIVADLQGSFPGAEAIEEDILAFLEVAVERFWIELR, encoded by the coding sequence ATGAACGAGAACATTCTGCTGAAAGTCCCGGTCTTCCGCCGCGGTTATCGCTTCCAGTTCGAGCCGGCGCAAGGCTGTCACGTTTTGCTCTACCCGGAGGGCATGATCAAGCTCAACGACAGCGCCGCCGAGATACTCAAACGGGTCGACGGCGCCCGTACGGTAGGAGGAATCGTTGCCGATCTGCAGGGGAGTTTCCCCGGCGCGGAGGCCATCGAAGAAGACATCCTGGCATTCCTGGAGGTGGCCGTTGAACGGTTCTGGATCGAGCTTCGTTAA
- the pqqE gene encoding pyrroloquinoline quinone biosynthesis protein PqqE — MNGSGSSFVKPGYEPGPPLWLLAELTYRCPLQCPYCSNPLDFARSHEELSTAEWIEVFRQAREMGAAQLGFSGGEPLVRQDLAELIEAARGLGYYTNLITSGIGLTEEKIARFAEAGLDHIQISFQAADEEVNNLLAGSKKAFAQKLEMARAVKRHGYPMVLNFVTHRHNIDNIERIIELCLELEADFVELATCQFYGWAELNRAGLLPSKAQLERAERITNQWRERLAAENHPCKLIFVTPDYYEERPKACMSGWGNLFLDVTPDGTALPCHSARQLPVEFPNVREHSIEYIWRHSFGFNKFRGYDWMPEPCRSCDEKEQDFGGCRCQAFMLTGDAANADPVCSKSAQHGKILAAREQAEQNAPGLDQLRYRNEKASKLILKV, encoded by the coding sequence TTGAACGGTTCTGGATCGAGCTTCGTTAAACCCGGCTACGAACCCGGTCCGCCGCTGTGGCTGCTCGCCGAGCTGACCTACCGCTGCCCGCTGCAATGCCCGTACTGCTCTAACCCGCTGGATTTCGCCCGCAGCCATGAGGAGCTGAGTACCGCCGAGTGGATCGAGGTGTTCCGCCAGGCGCGGGAGATGGGCGCGGCGCAGCTGGGTTTTTCAGGTGGCGAGCCGCTGGTGCGCCAGGACCTGGCCGAGCTGATCGAGGCGGCCCGCGGGCTGGGTTACTACACCAACCTGATCACTTCGGGCATCGGCCTGACCGAAGAGAAGATCGCCCGCTTCGCCGAAGCCGGGCTGGACCATATCCAGATCAGCTTCCAGGCCGCCGACGAAGAGGTGAACAACCTGCTGGCCGGCTCGAAGAAGGCCTTTGCGCAGAAGCTGGAAATGGCCCGCGCGGTGAAGCGGCATGGCTACCCGATGGTGCTCAACTTCGTCACCCATCGGCATAACATCGACAACATCGAGCGCATCATCGAGCTGTGCCTGGAGCTGGAAGCGGATTTCGTCGAGCTGGCCACCTGCCAGTTCTACGGCTGGGCCGAGCTGAACCGCGCCGGCCTGTTGCCGAGCAAGGCGCAACTGGAGCGGGCCGAACGCATCACCAACCAGTGGCGCGAGCGGCTCGCCGCCGAGAATCATCCCTGCAAGCTGATCTTCGTGACGCCCGACTATTACGAAGAGCGCCCCAAGGCCTGCATGAGCGGCTGGGGGAACCTGTTTCTCGACGTCACTCCCGACGGCACCGCATTGCCGTGCCACAGCGCGCGCCAGCTGCCGGTGGAGTTTCCCAACGTGCGCGAGCACAGCATCGAATACATCTGGCGGCATTCCTTCGGCTTCAATAAGTTTCGCGGCTACGACTGGATGCCCGAACCCTGCCGTAGTTGCGACGAGAAGGAACAGGACTTCGGTGGCTGCCGTTGCCAGGCGTTCATGCTCACCGGCGACGCCGCGAATGCCGACCCGGTGTGCAGCAAGTCGGCGCAGCACGGCAAGATTCTCGCTGCGCGCGAACAGGCCG